The Actinomycetota bacterium genome contains the following window.
TGACCTGGCCGATCTTCTTCAGCAAGCTGAAGTTCGCCATGTTGCGCGTGCCGATCTGGAGGATGTCGGCGTACGCGTCCACGACCTCGGCGTGCACGGAGTCGGTGACCTCGGTGACGAAGAGCAGCCCGTGCTTGTCGGCCGTCTCACGCAGGATCTTGAGGCCCTCCTCCTCGAGCCCCTGGAACGCGTGCGGGCTGGTGCGCGGCTTGTACGCCCCGCCTCGCATGACCTTCACGCCGATCTCGGCGAGGCACGCCCCGACCTCGTCCATCTGGTCGCGCGTCTCGACCGAGCACGGCCCCGCGATGATCGTGACCGCGCCGTCCCGCTCGACCGCGCCTATGGCGCGTGCGTCCTGAGCGCTCACCCGCGCAGCTCCTTCATCACGTGCAGGATCGCCTCGTAGATCTCGCGCAGGTTGTCGCCGTAGAGCGGGCCGGCGTTGTGCTCGGCCACCCGGGCGAAGATCTCCTCCTCGCGCTTGGGGTCGTACAGCGACAGGTGCGCGGCCGGCTTCTCGGCGCGGATCGCGAGCGCCAGCTCGGCGCGGCGGTTGAGCAGGCGGACGATGTCGCCGTCGACCGCGTCGATCTGCTCGCGCAGCTCGGCGATGCGTGACTTGGCGTCGTCGGTGTCGGACATGTTGGGCGGCCTTTCTCGAACGGGGGCCGTGACGTGTGGTGTGCATTGTACGCGGACGCGCCGCGCGGGGTACATTCGCTTCCGCGACCCACACTGAGCCGACGAGCGCATGCGCGCGATGCGCCCGCACGTGGGCGCGAAGACGGTCGCGTGGGTCGCCTGGCCGAAGGGCGCCGGCGCTGCGGGTGCGGCCGGTCGACTGATCAGGAGATGCGTCTTGCCTTCTTGCCGTCATTCCGTCATACTGCCGCCATGGCCAAGAAGAAGACGACCGTGTACCTCGACGAGGACGTGCTGAGAAGCGCGAAGGTGCTGGCCGCACGCACCGGGATGTCCGACTCCGAGGTGTTCGAGTCCGCGCTGCGCGGCTACGTCGGCATGGAAGCCGCGGCCGCCTGGGGCCGGACTGACCTCAGCGACGACGAGGCGCTCGCCCTCGCCGTCGAGGAGGCGCACCGGTACCGCGCGGGCTTGTAGTGCTGCGCGTCGTCCTGGACACGAACGTGCTGGTCGCCGCCGTACTGTCGCCTGCCAGCACGCCGGCGAGTCTCGTCCGGGCGCTCCACGCCGGCGAGTACGACGCGATCGCCTGCCCCGCGCTGCTCGCCGAACTACGCGGGGTACTGGCGAGGCCGGCGATCGCGTCGCGCATCGAGGCGGATGCGGCGGCCTCCTTCGCGGACCGGTTCGAGCGCACCGCGATCCTGATCCCGGATCCTGCCGAGATGCCGGCGCTCTCCCCCGACCCTTCCGACGACTACCTGCTCGCACTCGCGTCGGGCGGGAGCGCGGCGCTGCTCGTGACGGGCGATGCGCACCTGGGGGGCCTCGGCATCACGACGCCGCGCGTGCTCAGCCCCGCCGCGTTCGCGCGCTATCTCGACGCCGTACGCTGAACCGGCCGCCTACTCCCACTCGATGGTGCCGGGCGGCTTGCTCGTGATGTCGTAGGCGACGCGGTTCACGCCCTCGACCTCGTTGATGATGCGGTTGCTCATCTTGGCGAGCAGGTCGTGGGGCAATCTCGCCCAGTCGGCGGTCATCGCGTCGGCCGAAGACACCGCGCGGATGATGATCGGGTGCGCGTAGGTGCGCTCGTCGCCCATGACGCCGACGCTGCGGATGTCCGGCAGCACCGCGAAGTACTGCCACACCTCACGGCCCTCGTCCCAGCGGCCGATCTCCTCGCGCACGATCGCGTCGGCCGCGCGCAGGATCGCGAGCTTCTCGTGCGTGATGTCGCCGATGATGCGGACCGCCAGGCCGGGGCCCGGGAACGGCTGCCGGTGCACGATCTCGTCAGGCAGGCCGAGCTCGGCGCCGACCTCGCGCACCTCGTCCTTGAACAGCGAGCGCAGCGGCTCGATGAGGTCGAAGTGCACGCCTTCCGGGAACGGGATGAGGTTGTGGTGGCTCTTGATCTTGGCCGCCTTGCCGGGACCCGACTCGATGACGTCGGGGTAGAGCGTCCCTTGCGCAAGGAACTCCACTCCTTCGAGCTTCGCGGCCTCCTCGAAGAAGACGTGCCAGAACTCGGTGCCGATGATGTGGCGCTTCTTCTCGGGATCCGTCACTCCCGCGAGCAGCGCGAGGTAGCGCTCCTCGGCGTCGACGTGCACGAGGTCGATGTGGAACTGGTCGCGGAACGTGCGCACGACCTGCTCGGCCTCGTCGAGACGCAGCATGCCGTGGTCGACGAACACGCAGGTCAGCTGGTCGCCGATCGCGCGGTGCAGCAGCGCGGCGACCACGGACGAGTCCACGCCGCCCGACAGCCCGCAGATGACGCGCGCGTCGCCGACCTTCGCGCGGACCGCCTCGGTGACCTCGTCGATGATGTTGACCATCGTCCAGGTCGGCGAGCAGCCCGCCACGTCGTAGAGGAAGTGCTTGAGCATCTCCTGGCCGTGGACGGTGTGCGCGACCTCCGGGTGGAACTGCGTGGCGTAGAGCCGGCGCGAGGCGTCCTCCATCGAGGCGATCGCGGTGGTGCCCGTGTGCGAGGTAGCGCGGAAGCCCGGCGGCACGGTGCCCACCGAGTCGCGGTGGCTCATCCAGATCTGCTGCGTCTCGGGCAGGCCGTCGAACAGCGCCGAGTCCTCGAAGTCGACGCTGAGCTCGGCGAAACCGTACTCGCCGACGTCGGTGCGCGGGACGGCGCCTCCGAGGTCGACCGCCATGAGCTGCATGCCGTAGCAGAAGCCGAGGATCGGGATACCGAGGTCGTAGATCGCCTTGTCCATCCCGGGCGCGTCGTCGGCGTACACCGACGCGGGACCGCCGGACAGGATGAGCGCCGCCGGGTCGCGGCGGCGCAGCTCGTCGGGCGTGATGTCGCACGGCACGATCTCCGAGTACACGCGCGCCTCACGCACGCGCCGCGCGATGAGCTGCGCGTACTGCGCCCCGAAGTCGACGACGAGGACGGGCCGCTGGTCGTGCAGCACCGACACTACGTGCCCATCCCCACGCGCTGCTCGCGCTGGAGTGCCTTGCCCTCGGACTGCAGCGCCGGCGCGACCATGACCTCGGCCTTCTGGAACGCCTTGAGGTTCTCGTAGCCGCACGTCGCCATCGAGGTGCGCAGACCGCCGCACAGGTTCAGCGTGCCGTCGTTCTCGTGCGCGGGCCCGACCAGGATGTCCGACAGCGTGCCCTTCACGCCCGCGCGCACGCGCGTGCCGCGCGGCAGGTCCGGGTGGAAGGTCGCCATGCCCCAGTGGTAGCCGCGGCCCGGCGCTTCCGAGGCGGACGCGAGCGGCGAGCCGATCATCACGCAGTCGGCACCCACGGCGATGGCCTTCGCGAGGTCGCCGCCGCTGCGCAGGCCACCGTCGGCGATGACGTGCGCGTACTGGCCGGTCTCCTCGAGGTAGCGCAGCCGCGCGGCGGCCGCGTCGGCGATGGCGGTGCACTGCGGCACGCCGATGCCGAGCACGCGGCGCGAGGTGCACGCGTGGCCCGGGCCCACGCCCACGAGCACGCCG
Protein-coding sequences here:
- a CDS encoding chorismate mutase; the protein is MSDTDDAKSRIAELREQIDAVDGDIVRLLNRRAELALAIRAEKPAAHLSLYDPKREEEIFARVAEHNAGPLYGDNLREIYEAILHVMKELRG
- a CDS encoding ribbon-helix-helix protein, CopG family produces the protein MAKKKTTVYLDEDVLRSAKVLAARTGMSDSEVFESALRGYVGMEAAAAWGRTDLSDDEALALAVEEAHRYRAGL
- a CDS encoding putative toxin-antitoxin system toxin component, PIN family, with translation MLRVVLDTNVLVAAVLSPASTPASLVRALHAGEYDAIACPALLAELRGVLARPAIASRIEADAAASFADRFERTAILIPDPAEMPALSPDPSDDYLLALASGGSAALLVTGDAHLGGLGITTPRVLSPAAFARYLDAVR
- the guaA gene encoding glutamine-hydrolyzing GMP synthase translates to MHDQRPVLVVDFGAQYAQLIARRVREARVYSEIVPCDITPDELRRRDPAALILSGGPASVYADDAPGMDKAIYDLGIPILGFCYGMQLMAVDLGGAVPRTDVGEYGFAELSVDFEDSALFDGLPETQQIWMSHRDSVGTVPPGFRATSHTGTTAIASMEDASRRLYATQFHPEVAHTVHGQEMLKHFLYDVAGCSPTWTMVNIIDEVTEAVRAKVGDARVICGLSGGVDSSVVAALLHRAIGDQLTCVFVDHGMLRLDEAEQVVRTFRDQFHIDLVHVDAEERYLALLAGVTDPEKKRHIIGTEFWHVFFEEAAKLEGVEFLAQGTLYPDVIESGPGKAAKIKSHHNLIPFPEGVHFDLIEPLRSLFKDEVREVGAELGLPDEIVHRQPFPGPGLAVRIIGDITHEKLAILRAADAIVREEIGRWDEGREVWQYFAVLPDIRSVGVMGDERTYAHPIIIRAVSSADAMTADWARLPHDLLAKMSNRIINEVEGVNRVAYDITSKPPGTIEWE